Below is a window of Streptomyces sp. NBC_00223 DNA.
TGGCGCACGCCTCGGCGAGGTGCCGGGCGCCGTCGCCGTTGATCCGCAGGGCCTGCGGCTCCTGGGCCTCGGCGTCGTCGACGGCGGTCCAGGCCGCGCAGTTGACCACGACCACCGGGCGGTGCTCGGTCAGTACGGCGTCGACCGCCTCGGGGTCGGTGATGTCCAGGGCCTTGCTGCCCAGGCCGACGACGGCGGTCTCGGGTTCGATCCGCAGCCGAGTGAGCAGGTCCTGGCCGAGCATGCCGGCGGCCCCCGTCACCAGCCAGGTCGCGTGGGACGGCTTCACAGTGCGGCGCGCTCCTTCAGCGGCTCCCACCAGGCCCGGTTCTCCCGGTACCAGGCGACGGTCTCGGCCAGGCCGGTCGCGAAGTCCTTGCGCGGCGCGTAGCCCAGCTCGGTGCGGATCTTGGCGCAGTCCACGGAGTAGCGGCGGTCGTGGCCCTTGCGGTCCTCGACGTAGGTGACGCGGTCCCAGCCGGCGCCGCAGGCGTCCAGCAGCAGGCCGGTGAGCTCCTTGTTGGACAGCTCGGTGCCGCCGCCGATGTTGTAGACCTCGCCGGGGCGGCCCTTGGTGCGGACCAGGTCGATGCCCTGGACATGGTCGTCGATGTGCAGCCAGTCGCGTACGTTGCCGCCGTCGCCGTACAGCGGGACGTTGGCGCCGTCCAGCAGGTTGGTGATGAACAGCGGGATGACCTTCTCGGGGAAGTGGTGGTGCCCGTAGTTGTTGGAGCAGCGGGTCACCCGTACGTCCAGGTCGTGGGTGCGGTGGTAGGCGAGCGCGATCAGATCGCTGGACGCCTTGGCCGCGGAGTAGGGCGAGTTGGGCCGCACCGGATCGGTCTCGGGCCAGGACCCCTCGCTGATCGAGCCGTACACCTCGTCGGTGGAGATGTGCACGAAGGTCCGCAGGTTCTGCCGCAGGGCCGCGTCCAGCAGGGTCTGGGTACCGGCGACATTGGTGCGGATGAACTCGGTCGCGCCGAGGATCGAGCGGTCGACGTGCGACTCGGCGGCGAAGTGCACCACCTGGTCGTGCTCGGCGACGAGCTTGTTCACCAGCTCCGCGTCGCAGATGTCCCCCCGCACGAACCGGAATCCGGGGTGGTCGCGGACCTCGTCCAGGTTGGCCGGGTTGCCCGCGTAGGTCAGCAGGTCGAGCACGGTGATCGCGACGTCGCCCGGCCCCGACGGGCCGAGCAGCGTACGCACGTAGTGGGAGCCGATGAAGCCGGCGCCGCCGGTCACCAGAATGCGGTCGGTCATGAAGAGATCTGCACCTTGCTGTGGTCGCCGAGCACCAGCCGGTGCGCGGCGTGGTTACGGGGAGCGGGGGTCACCTCGACATTGCGGCCGATGAGCGAGGCCGCCACCCGGCGCACACCGGTCAGGGAGGAGTCCCGCAGCACGATCGAGTACTCGATCTCGCTGTCCTCGATCCGGCAGCCGTCGGAGATCGAGGTGAAGGGGCCGACGTACGAGTCGCTGATCACCGACTTCGCGCCGACGATCACCGGGCCGACGATCCGGCTGCCGGACACCTTGGCGCCCGCCTCGATCCGGACCCGGCCGATGATCTCGCTCGCGTCGTCGACCTCGCCCGCCACCAGCGGCGTCACGGTCTCCAGCACCGAGCGGTTGACCTCCAGCATGTCCGTGACGTTGCCGGTGTCCTTCCAGTAGCCGGAGATCGTCGTGGAGCGCACATCGCGCCGCGCGTCGATCAGCCACTGGATCGCGTGGGTGATCTCCAGCTCGCCGCGCCAGGAGGGCTTGATGGCGCGGACCGCCTCGTGGACGGCCGGGGTGAAGAGATAGACGCCGACCAGGGCCAGATCGCTCTTGGGGTGCTTCGGCTTCTCCTCAAGACCGCGCACCCGGCCCTCGTCGTCGAGCTCCGCGACGCCGAAGGACGTGGGGTTGGGCACCTTGGTCAACAGGATCTGCGCGTCCGGCCGTTCGGCCCGGAAGCCGTCGACCAGACCGGTGATGCCGCCCACGATGAAGTTGTCGCCCAGGTACATCACGAAGTCGTCGTCGCCGAGGAAGTCACGGGCGATCAGCACCGCGTGCGCCAGCCCCAGCGGAGCCTCCTGCGGGATGTACGTCACCCGGATGCCGAGCGCGGAGCCGTCGCCGACGGCCTGTTCGATCTCCTCGGCGGTGTCGCCGACGATGATCCCGACCTCGGTGATCCCGGCGTCCGCGATCGCCTCAAGACCGTAGAAGAGCACGGGCTTGTTGGCGACCGGAACGAGCTGCTTGGCCGACGTGTGGGTGATCGGACGGAGGCGGGTACCCGCCCCTCCGGAGAGCACGAGTGCTTTCACGTTGTGGTGTCCCATGCTGGATTCGAGGGCGGTTCCAGCGGGCTGGGGCCCGCGCCCCCGCTGCGAGCATAACCCGTCCGTCATCCCGCGTTCGTCTCCTGGCCGTCGGCCGCCAGCTCCTCGTCGGCGAGTCGGTCCGGAATGGATTGCTCCATTTCGTTCCGTGCCTCGGCGGTCGATGTGGCCGCCTCCCCGGCGCTGCCGGGCTGGGCCATCGCGGCCTGCTGGAGCAGCCGGACCTCGGCCTTGCGGGCCAGTTCGGTCAGTGCGGCGCCGAACCTGACGATCGAGGACGGCTCGTCGGGGCCGAGCAGATACTGCTTGATCTCCCGGCGTGGCGCGGTCAGCGGGTCCTTCTCCGGGTGGAGCACGGCGGTGATGAGTTCACCGATCCTGCTCGCCTTGTTGTTCAGTATCAGGGCGGCACGGGCCGCGGTGTTCTGCCGCCGGAACTCCTCCGTGCCCAGCCCCGCCGAGTCGGTGATGGCGTACGGCTTGCCGGTGGCGACGAAGTCGGAGACCACGCTGGAGATGTCCGAGACCATCGCGTCGGCCTCGTTGAAGCACTCGTACAGATGCGGCGTCGGGCCGGACAGGACCTTGTGCTCCCAGTCGCTGAGCGAGCGCCAGTAGGCGGAGTTCCACGCCTCGCGCAGCTCCGCGACCCGGGCGGTCACCGCGGGGTCGGCCATCGCGTCCCTGGACATTATGGCCGGATCGGCCTCCGGGGAGGCGGCCTTGGGGACCAGCGTTTCGAGTTCGGCCTCGATCCGGGCCAGTTCTGCCCCGGCCCGCTCCTGCTCGGCGGCGCCCCGGGCGATCCGGCCGGCCCACGCCGGGTCGGCGGCGCGGTCCTCGGTGGCCTTGGCCAGCAGCGCCACCACCCGCTCATGGGCGCGCGCAGCCTTGGCGCTGACGGTGCCGGTGAACGGGTGCGGTTTGTACAGCACCCGGACCGGGGTCTTGGACTCGACCAGCCGGCGCACGATGTTGTGGCCGGCCCGCATCAGCGAGGTGTTGCCGGGTTCGTCGGTCCAGCCCTCCCAGGTGGGCGCGTACAGGACGGTCGGGATGCCCTCGGCGGGCGAGCCGTCCCACGCGGTGATCCGGGCCAGCTGCGGCCGGCCGACCTCGACGATGTCCTCGTCGCGCACCCCGACGTCGGCGAGGGCGTAACGGTCGCGGCCCGCCTTGCCCGCCGTCCACACCTCGTCGTACACCTTGCTGAACGGGTTGACGCTCGCGACCTTGTCGCTGTCGCCGTGGCCGATGAAGACGTGCTTCATGGTCGGCACCCGCAGCAGATGGATGTTCTTGCCGACGTTGGCCGGGTACAGCGCCACCCGGACGGTGGACAGGTCCATATTCATCAGATGCACCGAGCCCGGTACGCACAGCACCGGCAGGTCGGTGTCGGCGAGCTGGAGCAGGACCCCGCGTTCGCGCAGGATCACCAGCGGGCGTTCCCCCTCCAGCTCCGCCATGGCGTCCAGCCACATGTCGACCTGGTAGGCGGAGTCGTTGGAGCCGGAGAAGTAGAGCACGGTGGACGGCCGGTAGGCGCTCAGCCAGCGGTCCATGAAGGCCAGCGCCTCGCCCGTGGGCGCGGGAAGCCAGCTGCGCCGCAGGTAGGGGGCGAGCGCGAGGATGTACAGCGTGCCGAGGGCGATGGTGATCCCGCCGCCGATGTACGCGTACAGCGGGTGGCCGGTCTCGGCGAAGACCAGCACCCCGGCCACGGCGGCCAGGTCGAGGTGGAGCATCTTCTCGCCGGACCGCGAGGTCAGCGCCAGGGACGGCGCGTCGGTGATCCGCAGCCCGGAGAGATCGATGTTCCGTGTGCTGAAGGGAAGTCTGCGGCGATTTCGGATAAGTGTGATGAGAGCACTGTGCGGCGCCTGCATACCATAGAAGAGCAAAAAGTAGACCACGACAATGGAAAATGCCGTGGTATTCGCCAGGTGCAATCGGGCCAACAACAGCACGAGCGTCAGTTCGCGCATAAGGAAACGCAGGGAAAGACCTGCTCGTGCCCTGCTCAACCGGTTGATCAGATAAGTACGACGATGATGGAGATACCAGTCGCTGACATAACTGACCACACCGGCCGCCACCAGCAACCACACGTTGGGCAGCAGGGCCGCCGCCACCAGACAGGGGAAGCTGAGGAGCAGGGCCAGCGCGGCGGCCAGCTCGGAACCGGTCGCCACACGGGCCAGGCGAATGGCGTTGGGAATCACGAGTGACTGCTCCTGTGCGAAGTCGACGGGAAGGCGCGATAAGGGGAAATGCGCGCCATAACACATTCCCCCCACCAACCGATGAAGTCCCTGGGCGCGCCGACGGGCACACACCCCAGGGACCTCTACGGGATCTCCGAGCTCAATCCAATCGCGCCAACCCTACTACGCGTCTTCTCCCTCGGCCAAAACCTGCGCCAATGCCCGTTCGATTCCCGATGCTCCGGAGAAGCCCTGCATCGGATCCTGCTGGCGTACGTCGATGACATGGCCGGTGAGTGTCGAGAGCAGGACGTCCAGGGAGGTGCGGGCCACCGCCTCCGAGGAGAGCAGGCTGCCGGCCGGTTCCTGGCCGAACGCCTTGGTCCGCATCGGGGTGGCGGTGCGCTCGGGGTTGACGCAGTTGACCCGGATGCCGTCCGAGGCCCACTCGTCGGCCAGCGCCTGGGTGAGGTTGACCATCGCGGCCTTGGTCGAGGAGTACAGGCTGTAGTCGGCGCGGCCGCGGGTGTAGCTGCTGGACGTGTAGAGCAGCAGTTGTCCGTCGGTCTCGGCGAGGTACTTGTGCGAGGCGCGGGCGATCTGCACCGGGGCCAGGTAGTTGACCCGCAGCGCTTCCTCGATGGTGGCGTTGTCGGTCTCGGCGAGCCGGCCGATGCGCAGCACGCCCGCGGTGTTCACCACGAAGTCGACCCGGCCGGTCTCGGCGTACGCCCGGGACAGCGCGTCGTCCACGTGCTCGGGGTCCTCGACGTGGGTGCCGGTGGTGGAGCGGCCCAGCGCGAACACCCGGGCGCCGTAGCCCTCGGCCATCGCCGCGATGTCCGCGCCGATGCCGTAGGAGCCGCCGAAGACGACGAGGGTCTTGCCCGAGAGCAGTTCGCGGTACGCGGCCTCGTCGGACTGGCCGGGGGCCGCGGTGGAGGCGAGCTGGAAGAGCTTGTCGGCGATGAAGACGTCGACCGGCTGGGTCACCTTCATATTGTGCTCGTCACCGGGGACGACATAGATCGGCACGTCCGGCAGATACTTCAGGACCACCGAACAGTCGTCGGTGGCCTGGAAGTTGGGGTCGCCGCCGGCGACCTCGTAGGCGCGGCGGATGGTGGAGAGCCGGAACGCCTGGGGAGTCTGGCCGCGCCTCAGCCGGGAGCGGTCCGGGACGTCGGTGATGAACTCGCCGTCGTCCCCGTGGGTGCGGGTGACGATGATGGTGTCCGCCGAGGGGATCGCCACGTCGACCGCCTGGTAGCGGGCGAGGGCGGCGACGCAGTCCGTGATCACGCGCTGCGACAGCAGGGGGCGGACCGCGTCGTGGAACAGCACATTGCGGTCCTCGCCCGGCTCCAGGTCCTGGCTGAGGGCGGCGATGGCCCGCTCGGTGGTCTCGTTACGGGTCGCGCCGCCCTCGATGACCTGGCTGACCTTGCTCAGGCCGGCCTTGGCGACGAGCTTCTCGACGTCGGCGACATAGCCGGGAGCCATCAGGACGACGACGTCGTCGATGTCCTCGGCCTGTTCGAAGATGGTGAGCGTGTGCTCGATCACCGCCTTGCCGGCGATCTTCAGCAACTGCTTGGGAATCGACAGGCCCACCCGCTGGCCGGTGCCGCCCGCGAGGACGACGGCGGTGGTGCGGGTCTTGGCGGTGTGCTGGGACACGAAAAACCTACCTAAAGACAACAAGAGGTGTACGGGATCGTCTCACCCCCGGTAATCGTCCCGCAAGGCGTTCCCCCCGCCCCTGTCACCCCCCGTTCACCCCGTGGCGGCCGGGCCGCGCACGGGGACGGGACGGACGAAACCCGGTGCGGCGTCGGCGTGTTCCGGCGCGGGCCAGCCGGGCGGGTGGCGCGGGCCGACCGGCGGGCGGCACGCGGGGCCTCCCGGCGGGCGGGGACCGGCCGCGCGTGAGGCGGCCGGGCCCGTCCGCCGGGTCGCGGGCTACGCGAAGGGGTCGAAGCCGCGGTACTCCTGCTCGGCCTCGTCCCGCTCGGCGTCGCGGTCCCGGCGCCGGGTCACGGCCGCGCGGGGCGCGTCCAGGCGGTGGTCCTCGCCGCGGCGACCCAGCATCTCCGCGCCGGCGACGATGGACGGCTCCCAGTCGAAGACGACCGCGTCGTCGTCGGAGCCGATGGCGACGCCGTCGCCCGGCTTGGCGCCCGCCTTGAGCAGCGCGTCCTCGACGCCGAGGCGGTTGAGGCGGTCCGCGAGGTAGCCGACGGCCTCGTCGTTCGAGAAGTCGGTCTGGCGCACCCAGCGCTCGGGCTTCTCGCCGCGGACGCGGAAGACGTCCTCGTCGGTGTCGTGCGTGACGGTGAAGCCCGCGTCGTCGACCGCACGCGGCCGGATGACGATCCGCGTGGACTCCTGGGCCGGCCGGTCCGCGCGCGTCTCGGCGACGATCTTCGCCAGCGCGAAGGACAGCTCCTTGAGACCTTCGTGCGAGACCGCGGACACCTCGAAGACCTGGTAGCCGCGGGACTCCAGGTCCGGCTTGATGATCTCGGCGAGGTCCCGCCCGTCGGGCACGTCGATCTTGTTGAGCACGACCAGCCGGGGCCGGTCCTCGAGCCCGCCGCCGTACGCCCGCAGCTCCGCCTCGATCACGTCGAGGTCGGTCGCCGGGTCGCGGTCGGACTCCAGGGTCGCGGTGTCCAGCACGTGCACGAGCACCGAGCAGCGCTCGACGTGCCGCAGGAACTCCAGACCGAGCCCGCGGCCCTCGCTGGCGCCGGGGATCAGCCCGGGCACGTCGGCGATCGTGTACACGGTCGAGCCCGCGGTCACCACACCGAGGTTGGGCACCAGCGTGGTGAACGGGTAGTCCGCGATCTTCGGCTTGGCCGCCGACAGCACGGAGATCAGCGAGGACTTGCCCGCGCTCGGGTAGCCGACCAGCGCCACGTCGGCGACGGTCTTGAGCTCCAGCACGACGTCCTGCAAGGTGCCGGGCTCGCCCAGCAGCGCGAAGCCGGGCGCCTTGCGGCGGGCCGAGGCCAGCGCCGCGTTGCCCAGGCCCCCGCGGCCGCCCTGGCCCGCGACGTACGTGGTGCCCTGGCCCACCAGGTCGGCCAGTACCTCGCCCTGCCCGTTCAGCACGACCGTGCCGTCCGGCACCGGCAGCACCAGGTCGGTGCCGTCCTTGCCCGAACGGTTGCCGCCCTCGCCAGGCTTGCCGTTGGTGGCCCTGCGGTGGGGGCTGTGGTGGTAGTCGAGCAGCGTGGTGACGTCCTGGTCGACGACCAGGATCACATCGCCGCCGCGACCGCCGTTGCCGCCGTCGGGGCCGCCCAGCGGCTTGAACTTCTCCCGGTGCACGGAGGCGCAGCCGTGGCCCCCGTTACCCGCGGCGACATGCAGCTCGACGCGGTCCACGAAGGTGGTCATGGGTGCTTCCTCCAGTTACCTGCGGGTGTGCGGTGGTTCGCTCGTGATTCCACGCATGTGTCAAGTGGTACAACGCGTCGAGGGCGGCCCCGCTTCCCGTTACCGGGAGCGGGGTCCGCCCTCGAAGTCTCTTCGGCGTGCCGTGATCCGGAGGATCGGTCCGGGAGGTCAGTCCCGGAGGATCGGTCTCAGCAGGATCAGGCGGCCGGAACGATGTTCACGACGCGGCGACCGCGCTTCGTGCCGAACTCGACCGCACCGGCGGACAGGGCGAACAGCGTGTCGTCCTTGCCGATGCCGACGCCGGAGCCCGGGTGGAAGTGGGTACCGCGCTGGCGGACGATGATCTCACCGGCGTTGACGACCTGACCGCCGAAGCGCTTCACGCCGAGCCGCTGAGCGTTGGAGTCGCGACCGTTCCGGGTGGACGATGCGCCCTTCTTGTGTGCCATCTCTCCTCAGTCCCTTACTTCGCAGCCGTGGGGATGCCGGTGATCTTCAGCGCCGTGTACTGCTGGCGGTGACCCTGACGACGGCGGTAGCCCGTCTTGTTCTTGTAGCGCAGGATGTCGATCTTCTGGCCCTTGTGGTGGTCCACGATCTCGGCCTCGACCTTGATCCCGGCCAGCACCCACGGGTCGCTCGTGACGGCTTCGCCGTCCACGACGAGCAGCGTCGAGAGCTCGACCGCGTCGCCCACCTTGCCCGTGGGAATCTTGTCAACCTCAACGATGTCTCCGACAGCAACCTTGTGCTGACGGCCACCGCTACGCACGATCGCGTACACGCGGAACTCACTCTCTGGCTCGAATCGGACCCCTGATGCCAGCCGTCCCTGTGTGGTGCGAGGGGGGCCTCTCCCGACGGGCCCGGAGGGGCCTGCCAGGAGGAAACTGCTCAGGAGTGGGCGCAGAAACGCCGAAGGTCAAGACTACGGAGTGCCTTCGGCACGGTCAAATCCCACGTGCCGCGCCCGGGGGAACGGCGCCGCCCACCGGCGGCAGCGGCAGAGCGAAGGCCGACGCCGACCGGGCGGGGCACAACTCCGGCACCACGCAACGCCGCCGGCCAACGCGGCCGACCCACGCGTACCCAGCCACAGCGGGCATCCGCCCGGACGCCGAGGCGCCCACTGCCACAACTGCGGCCCGCCGGCCCCGCCCGGGGGGAAACGGCTGCGGCCGCGCTCCCCGCATGAGTCCCGGCCACGCCCGGGGGCGGGTCACGTGCCGCGCCCGGCGACGCACCCCGCCGGGGGAACGGCGGCCACGCGCCACGCGTGACGCCCGGCGGGGCGACCGCACGCCCGCCCGACGTCGCACCCGCCCGGGGGAACGGTCCCGCCCGCGACGACGGCGGAGAGCGAAGCGCAGCTGGGAAATGGCGCCGCCCGCCTGGGCGCTGGGGCCAGGCGGGCGGCGGGGTGGGGCGGGGACGTTATTCCGCGGGGGTGGAGGACTTCTTCGCGGCCTTCTTGGCCGGCGTCTTCTTCGCCGCGGTCTTCTTGGCGGCGACCTTCTTGGCCGCCTTCTTCGCCGGCGCCTTCTTCGCGGCAGCCTTGCGCGGCGCCCGCTTCTTCGGCTCGGCCGCGTCCTCCGCCGGCTCCGCGGGGGTCTCCGCGGGCGCGGGCACGACCACGACGGCCGCGTCCTCGGCCGAAGAGGACGCCGGAGAACCCGCGGGAGCGGTCGCCTTGCGCGTCGCACGCCGCCTCGTCCGCGCCGGCGGCTCCGTCGACACCTCGGGCACGGGCTCGGGCTCCGCCACGGGCACGACGGCCACCGGCTCGGCCGGCACCACCACGACCGCCGCGTCCTCGGCCGAGGACGACGCCGGAGAACCCGCCGGAGCGGTCGCCTTGCGCGTCGCACGCCGCCTCGTCCGCGCCGGCGGCTCCGTCGACACCTCGGGCACGAGCTCGGGCTCCGGCTCGACATCGGGCTCGCTGACCGGCACGACCACCACGGCCGGCTCCGGCGCGCGGTCGGCCGCGGCGGGCGCGCCCGCGGGCGCGGTCACCTTGCGGGCACCGCGCCGCCGACCCCGCCGGGACCGGTCGTTCGCGGCGGCCTCCGCCTCCGCGGCGGTGCCGAACCACTCCTCCTCAGGATCGCCGACCGTCGGCACCAGGTCCGACTCGCCGACCTCGATCGGCTCCAGCTCCGGCAGCTCCGTCTCCTCGACGTCCTCCGCCTCGCCGGTCTCCTCGATGTCCGACTCCACCACGTGCTCGTGGTCGTGGCCCTCGGCACCCGCACCGGCGCCACCACGGCGCCGCTTGCGCTTGCCGCCGCCACCGACGGTCGTCGCCTGGTCCATGTGGACGATGACGCCACGCCCGTTGCAGTGCACGCACGTCTCGGAGAAGGACTCGAGCAGCCCCTGACCGACCCGCTTGCGGGTCATCTGCACCAGCCCGAGCGAGGTCACCTCGGCCACCTGGTGCTTCGTACGGTCCCGGCCCAGGCACTCCAGCAGGCGCCGCATCACCAGGTCGCGGTTGGACTCCAGCACCATGTCGATGAAGTCGATCACCACGATGCCGCCGAGGTCCCGCAGCCGCAGCTGGCGGACGATCTCCTCGGCCGCCTCCAGGTTGTTGCGGGTGACGGTCTCCTCCAGGTTGCCGCCCTGCCCGGTGAACTTGCCGGTGTTGACGTCGACCACGACCATCGCCTCGGTCTTGTCGATCACCAGCGAACCGCCGGACGGCAGCCACACCTTGCGGTCCAGCGCCTTGAGCAGCTGCTCGTCGATGCGGTACGTCGCGAAGACGTCCACCTCCGACGTCCAGCGCGACAGCCGGTCCGCGAGGTCGGGCGCGACATTGGCGACGTACTCGTGGATCGTCGCCCACGCCTCGTCACCGCTGACGATGACCTTGGAGAAGTCCTCGTTGAAGATGTCGCGGACGACCCGCACGGTCATGTCCGGCTCGCCGTAGAGCAGCGCGGGCGCGTTCGAACCGCCGCCGCTCTTCGCCTTCTTCTGGATCTCCTCCCACTGCGACTGGAGGCGCGCCACGTCGCGGCGCAGCTCGTCCTCGCTCGCGCCCTCGGCCGCCGTGCGCACGATGACGCCCGCGTCCTCGGGGACGATCTTCTTGAGGATGGTCTTGAGCCGGGCCCGCTCGGTGTCGGGCAGCTTGCGGCTGATGCCGGTCATCGAGCCCTCGGGCACGTAGACCAGGTAGCGGCCGGGCAGCGAGACCTGGCTGGTCAGCCGGGCGCCCTTGTGGCCGATCGGGTCCTTGGTGACCTGGACGAGCACGGGCTGGCCGGACTTGAGCGCGGACTCGATCCTGCGCGGGCCACCGGACAGGCCGAGCGACTCGAAGTTGACCTCGCCCGCGTAGAGCACGGCGTTGCGGCCCTTGCCGATGTCGACGAACGCGGCCTCCATCGACGGCAGCACGTTCTGGACCTTGCCCAGGTAGACGTTGCCGACGTACGAGGTGGCCTGCTCCTTGTTGACGTAGTGCTCGACGAGGACGTTGTCCTCCAGCACGCCGATCTGCGTACGGTCGCCGTTCTGCCGGACCACCATGACGCGCTCGACGGCCTCGCGGCGGGCCAGGAACTCCGCCTCGGTGATGATCGGCACCCGGCGACGGCCCTGCTCGCGGCCTTCGCGGCGGCGCTGCTTCTTGGCCTCAAGACGTGTGGAGCCCTTGATGGACTGCACCTCGTCGACGCCCGTGCCGCCCTCCAGACGCGGGGAGCGGGGCTCACGGACCTTGACGACGGTCCGCTCGGGGTCGTCGGCGCCGTTCGTGTCGTGGCCGTCGTCGCCGGCCGCGTCCGAACCGCGGCGACGGCGGCGGCGCCTGCGGCGGCTGCTCGCGCTGGACCCGCCGCCGTTGTCCTCGTCGTGGTCCTCATCCCCGGTCCCGGTCCCGGCCCCGTCTTCGTTCTCGTCGTGCTCGCTCTCGGCCTCGTCCTCACCGGACACGGCCTCGTCGTGCTCGTGCTCGGCGGACTCACCACGGCGACGGCGGCGGCCACCGCGGCGACGGCGGCGCGACGGGCGGTCCTCGCCGTCCGTGTCGCCGTCGTGCTCCTCGGCCTCGTCGATGTCGCCCTCGGCCTCGATGTCGGACTCCACCTCCGGCTCGTCCGCGGCGGTCACGGCGACGGGCGCCTGCTCGGCGGCTCCCCCGCGGCGACGGCGGCGGCGCCGCGGACCCCGGTCCTCCTCGGCCTCGGCCTCGCCCTCGTCCTCGTCGTGCGCGGCCTCCGGCTCCTGGACCACCTCGGCGGCGGCGTCGGCCGGCGCGGTGGGCGCCTGGAAGACGGGCGGCTGGAAGACGGCGACGGCGGGCCGTACGGCACGGCGCCGGCCGCGCGTGGGCGCGGCCTCCTCGATCTCCTCGGAGCGCACCTCGATGGTCACGTTCTGCTGGGGGATGCCGAAGGCGTCCGCGACGGCGATGGCCGCCTGGGTGCTGGCCTCCTCCAGGGTGTCGCCGTAGCCGCGGATCTCGTAGGCGTCGTCGACCTCGACGGCCCAGCCGTCGCCGTCGCGCAG
It encodes the following:
- the rfbB gene encoding dTDP-glucose 4,6-dehydratase: MTDRILVTGGAGFIGSHYVRTLLGPSGPGDVAITVLDLLTYAGNPANLDEVRDHPGFRFVRGDICDAELVNKLVAEHDQVVHFAAESHVDRSILGATEFIRTNVAGTQTLLDAALRQNLRTFVHISTDEVYGSISEGSWPETDPVRPNSPYSAAKASSDLIALAYHRTHDLDVRVTRCSNNYGHHHFPEKVIPLFITNLLDGANVPLYGDGGNVRDWLHIDDHVQGIDLVRTKGRPGEVYNIGGGTELSNKELTGLLLDACGAGWDRVTYVEDRKGHDRRYSVDCAKIRTELGYAPRKDFATGLAETVAWYRENRAWWEPLKERAAL
- a CDS encoding glucose-1-phosphate thymidylyltransferase, with product MKALVLSGGAGTRLRPITHTSAKQLVPVANKPVLFYGLEAIADAGITEVGIIVGDTAEEIEQAVGDGSALGIRVTYIPQEAPLGLAHAVLIARDFLGDDDFVMYLGDNFIVGGITGLVDGFRAERPDAQILLTKVPNPTSFGVAELDDEGRVRGLEEKPKHPKSDLALVGVYLFTPAVHEAVRAIKPSWRGELEITHAIQWLIDARRDVRSTTISGYWKDTGNVTDMLEVNRSVLETVTPLVAGEVDDASEIIGRVRIEAGAKVSGSRIVGPVIVGAKSVISDSYVGPFTSISDGCRIEDSEIEYSIVLRDSSLTGVRRVAASLIGRNVEVTPAPRNHAAHRLVLGDHSKVQISS
- a CDS encoding bifunctional cytidylyltransferase/SDR family oxidoreductase translates to MSQHTAKTRTTAVVLAGGTGQRVGLSIPKQLLKIAGKAVIEHTLTIFEQAEDIDDVVVLMAPGYVADVEKLVAKAGLSKVSQVIEGGATRNETTERAIAALSQDLEPGEDRNVLFHDAVRPLLSQRVITDCVAALARYQAVDVAIPSADTIIVTRTHGDDGEFITDVPDRSRLRRGQTPQAFRLSTIRRAYEVAGGDPNFQATDDCSVVLKYLPDVPIYVVPGDEHNMKVTQPVDVFIADKLFQLASTAAPGQSDEAAYRELLSGKTLVVFGGSYGIGADIAAMAEGYGARVFALGRSTTGTHVEDPEHVDDALSRAYAETGRVDFVVNTAGVLRIGRLAETDNATIEEALRVNYLAPVQIARASHKYLAETDGQLLLYTSSSYTRGRADYSLYSSTKAAMVNLTQALADEWASDGIRVNCVNPERTATPMRTKAFGQEPAGSLLSSEAVARTSLDVLLSTLTGHVIDVRQQDPMQGFSGASGIERALAQVLAEGEDA
- the obgE gene encoding GTPase ObgE, whose translation is MTTFVDRVELHVAAGNGGHGCASVHREKFKPLGGPDGGNGGRGGDVILVVDQDVTTLLDYHHSPHRRATNGKPGEGGNRSGKDGTDLVLPVPDGTVVLNGQGEVLADLVGQGTTYVAGQGGRGGLGNAALASARRKAPGFALLGEPGTLQDVVLELKTVADVALVGYPSAGKSSLISVLSAAKPKIADYPFTTLVPNLGVVTAGSTVYTIADVPGLIPGASEGRGLGLEFLRHVERCSVLVHVLDTATLESDRDPATDLDVIEAELRAYGGGLEDRPRLVVLNKIDVPDGRDLAEIIKPDLESRGYQVFEVSAVSHEGLKELSFALAKIVAETRADRPAQESTRIVIRPRAVDDAGFTVTHDTDEDVFRVRGEKPERWVRQTDFSNDEAVGYLADRLNRLGVEDALLKAGAKPGDGVAIGSDDDAVVFDWEPSIVAGAEMLGRRGEDHRLDAPRAAVTRRRDRDAERDEAEQEYRGFDPFA
- the rpmA gene encoding 50S ribosomal protein L27 → MAHKKGASSTRNGRDSNAQRLGVKRFGGQVVNAGEIIVRQRGTHFHPGSGVGIGKDDTLFALSAGAVEFGTKRGRRVVNIVPAA
- the rplU gene encoding 50S ribosomal protein L21, whose translation is MYAIVRSGGRQHKVAVGDIVEVDKIPTGKVGDAVELSTLLVVDGEAVTSDPWVLAGIKVEAEIVDHHKGQKIDILRYKNKTGYRRRQGHRQQYTALKITGIPTAAK